From the genome of Phytohabitans rumicis, one region includes:
- a CDS encoding GNAT family N-acetyltransferase yields the protein MTGIEVHAVDKDRWDDLVDLFGPSGAYSGCWCMWFRIPSGEFSRNGNAGNRAALESLVADGEPIGLLGYADGQPVGWCTVAPRPAYPRILRSPALKPEVPADAGVWSVPCFFTRRGQRGGGVAAAMLEAAVAHARAQGASALEGYPVDTGQGRVPPPAELYTGTVALFERAGFTEHRRPPTGRRVIMRRPIPG from the coding sequence GTGACCGGCATCGAGGTGCATGCGGTCGACAAGGACCGGTGGGACGACCTGGTCGACCTGTTCGGGCCCAGCGGCGCGTACTCCGGCTGCTGGTGCATGTGGTTCCGGATCCCGAGCGGCGAGTTCAGCCGCAATGGCAACGCCGGCAACCGCGCCGCCCTCGAATCCCTCGTCGCGGACGGCGAACCGATCGGCCTCCTCGGCTACGCCGACGGGCAGCCGGTCGGCTGGTGCACGGTCGCGCCCCGCCCCGCGTACCCGCGAATCTTGCGCTCGCCCGCGCTCAAGCCCGAGGTGCCCGCGGACGCCGGCGTGTGGTCGGTGCCGTGCTTCTTCACCCGGCGCGGGCAGCGCGGCGGCGGCGTCGCGGCCGCGATGCTGGAGGCGGCCGTCGCCCACGCGCGAGCCCAGGGCGCGTCGGCGCTGGAGGGCTACCCGGTCGACACCGGCCAGGGCCGCGTGCCGCCGCCCGCCGAGCTCTACACCGGCACGGTCGCGCTCTTCGAGCGCGCCGGCTTCACCGAACACCGCCGGCCGCCGACCGGCCGGCGGGTGATCATGCGGCGGCCAATACCCGGGTGA
- a CDS encoding dioxygenase family protein: MHTDDEQVGRVLNRRHALALLGLAGVAATTAAGTGIASAGSAGTGGTARTAGVVDCVAKPEMTEGPYFLDEVLNRSDIRIEPSDGSVVAGTPLRLNLTVTQITNGRCTPLPGATVDIWQCDALGVYSGIEQQDTVGKQFLRGYQVSNRAGRAVFTTILPGWYQGRTVHIHVKIQTTGTDGNAYEFTSQLYLPEAFTAAYLATEPYASKGTPDTTNSTDMHYADIGDQMLLNPTRQGPGYAANFGIALDLSDTAVGADDSFQMPGGGTPPEGTPPPA; the protein is encoded by the coding sequence ATGCATACAGACGATGAGCAAGTTGGTCGGGTACTCAACCGGCGGCATGCCCTGGCCCTGCTGGGCCTGGCGGGCGTGGCCGCGACCACGGCGGCGGGCACCGGCATCGCGTCCGCCGGCTCGGCGGGCACCGGCGGCACCGCCAGGACCGCTGGCGTGGTCGACTGCGTCGCCAAGCCCGAGATGACCGAGGGGCCGTACTTCCTGGACGAGGTGCTGAACCGGTCCGATATCCGGATTGAGCCGTCCGACGGTTCGGTGGTCGCCGGCACCCCGCTGCGGCTCAACCTCACCGTCACCCAGATCACCAACGGCAGGTGTACGCCGTTGCCGGGTGCCACCGTGGACATCTGGCAGTGCGACGCGCTCGGCGTCTACTCCGGGATCGAGCAGCAGGACACGGTCGGCAAGCAGTTCCTGCGCGGGTACCAGGTCAGCAACCGGGCCGGGCGGGCCGTGTTCACCACGATCCTGCCGGGCTGGTACCAGGGCCGGACCGTGCACATCCACGTCAAGATCCAGACGACGGGCACGGACGGAAACGCGTACGAGTTCACCTCGCAGCTGTACCTGCCGGAGGCGTTCACCGCCGCGTATCTGGCGACGGAGCCGTATGCGAGCAAGGGCACGCCGGACACGACCAACTCCACCGACATGCACTACGCGGACATCGGCGACCAGATGCTGCTCAACCCGACCCGGCAAGGTCCCGGGTACGCGGCGAACTTCGGGATCGCGCTCGACCTGTCCGACACGGCGGTGGGTGCGGACGACTCGTTCCAGATGCCCGGCGGCGGGACCCCGCCGGAGGGCACGCCGCCCCCCGCCTAG
- the bfr gene encoding bacterioferritin produces MQGDARVIEFLNEQLTAELTAINQYFLHAKMQENWGYTKLAKYTKHESIDEMRHAEVLTDRILFLEGLPNYQKLLALRIGETVKEQFECDMKIELEAVERLRRGIEYMRSIGDVTSANIFESILEDEEHHVDYLETQLGLIEKLGEPLYLQNVTEHPEAS; encoded by the coding sequence ATGCAAGGCGACGCTCGGGTCATCGAGTTTCTCAACGAACAGCTCACCGCGGAGCTAACCGCGATCAACCAGTACTTCCTGCACGCCAAGATGCAGGAGAACTGGGGCTACACGAAGCTGGCGAAGTACACCAAGCACGAGTCGATCGACGAGATGCGGCACGCCGAGGTGCTGACCGACCGCATCCTCTTCCTCGAGGGCCTGCCGAACTACCAGAAGCTCCTAGCGCTTCGGATCGGCGAGACCGTCAAGGAGCAGTTCGAGTGCGACATGAAGATCGAGCTGGAGGCAGTTGAGCGCCTGCGCCGCGGCATCGAGTACATGCGCTCGATCGGCGACGTGACCTCGGCCAACATCTTCGAGTCCATCCTCGAGGACGAGGAGCACCACGTCGACTACCTGGAGACGCAGCTCGGCCTGATCGAAAAGCTGGGCGAGCCCCTCTACCTCCAGAACGTCACGGAGCACCCAGAAGCCTCCTAG